AAGTTGGAGCAATCTGGATATTGTTAGTATTAATTATGATATCGAGCTGCAGGGAAACACCCCGAGAGATATCCTCAGAAACCCAAAAACTCAAGGCATTGATCATGGACGGTCAGAACAATCATTACATCTGGCCAAAATCAACTCAGATCATGAAGCACTATCTTGAAGAAACAGACCTGTTTGAGGTAGAAATTTATCGGACCGATTCTATTTGGCTGGGTATAAAGTATGATCAATCAAGGCCTGGGACACTGGATAAATACATTCAGGAGTATCCATTGGATTCAATGGATCGTTTCATTTCTGCTGAACCCTTAAAAACAGCGGATGTTCAAATTGACTTTGAGAAATACGACTTAATTGTCTCGAATTTTGGATTTCAGGCAGGAGAGTTTCCGGAAAGCGTAAAAAGGAAATTTGAAAAATATATGAATGAAGGCGGAGGGCTTGTTGTGGTGCATGCCGCCAATAACTCATGGGGTCAATGGGTTGAATTCAATAAAATGATTGGGCTGGGTGCCTGGGGTGGCAGGGATAGTTCTTCAGGACCTTATGCTTATTATAATGACCATAATGAGGTTGAAATTGATTCAACGGTAGGGTTCGCGGGTTCTCATGGAGCTCAATATGAATTTTTGATTACAACCAGGGAGCCGGAACATCCGATCATGAAAGGATTGCCAAAGAATTGGCTCCACGCTCAGGATGAGTTGTATGATCGTATGCGAGGGCCTTTTGAAAATGCTACAATTCTTGCCACGGCATATGCGGACCCTGAAAAAAATAAACAAACCTGGGAACCCGTTTTGGACGGGTCCGGATGGAACGTACCTATGCTGATGGTTATAGAATATGGTAAAGGCAGAATTTTTCACACTACTTTAGGCCATTTTGATTATTCCATGGAATGCGTCGGCTTTATGTCTACCTTTCAACGAGGTGCTGAATGGGCTGCTACGGGAGAAGTGACGCAAAAGGTTCCGGATGACTTTCCGTCTGATAAAAAATCAAAATCCAGAATTTGGAAAGCGAAAGAATAATCAAAGAAACCTTTAAGAGAAAAAATTTTGTATCAACGAAAAACACCCCTAAAGAATGATTGTTCCATAGAAAAGACATTAAATGTCATTTCCGGCAAATGGAAACCGGCCATATTAAGTGAAGTTTTAAAAAGGAATTTACGATTGCGAGACATTCAGAAAGGACTCCCTGAGGCTTCCAAAAGAGCGCTGACTCAACAGCTTGGTGAAATGATCGAAGACGGGCTTATTGAAAAAAAAGACTATAACGAATTCCCGAAAAAAACAGAATATTCAATTACTGCATTGGGAATTCAACTTACCACTGTTTTTGACGAGCTTTCAAAATTTGGAGACAAATTATAATGGGGTAAAATTTACCCCTTATTTGATAAGCCGATAAAACCCCATAGTTTTGTCGAATAACTAAAATATATATGATGAAATTAAAAGGGGTGATCATACAAGGTAGCTCAAGAAGCGATGGGAATACAGCTAAAATTGTCTCTTTCGTTCAAGAAAAAACTGGTTTTGAGAGT
This DNA window, taken from Lutimonas zeaxanthinifaciens, encodes the following:
- a CDS encoding ThuA domain-containing protein; translated protein: MRLRKVGAIWILLVLIMISSCRETPREISSETQKLKALIMDGQNNHYIWPKSTQIMKHYLEETDLFEVEIYRTDSIWLGIKYDQSRPGTLDKYIQEYPLDSMDRFISAEPLKTADVQIDFEKYDLIVSNFGFQAGEFPESVKRKFEKYMNEGGGLVVVHAANNSWGQWVEFNKMIGLGAWGGRDSSSGPYAYYNDHNEVEIDSTVGFAGSHGAQYEFLITTREPEHPIMKGLPKNWLHAQDELYDRMRGPFENATILATAYADPEKNKQTWEPVLDGSGWNVPMLMVIEYGKGRIFHTTLGHFDYSMECVGFMSTFQRGAEWAATGEVTQKVPDDFPSDKKSKSRIWKAKE
- a CDS encoding winged helix-turn-helix transcriptional regulator, translating into MYQRKTPLKNDCSIEKTLNVISGKWKPAILSEVLKRNLRLRDIQKGLPEASKRALTQQLGEMIEDGLIEKKDYNEFPKKTEYSITALGIQLTTVFDELSKFGDKL